The following coding sequences lie in one Metallumcola ferriviriculae genomic window:
- a CDS encoding sigma-54-dependent Fis family transcriptional regulator, whose amino-acid sequence MALIKDDVVKSLDIKNDLVLDSMHNGVVAVDANGIIVVFNKTLQRIYGYCERRVLGRHIEEIIPYTGLLKVLETGKSHIGRKFTIGDAVYLTNRTPIISRGKVIGVIGVIQEITELQSIVEELQMVKDLKGTMETIIETAYDGLIVVNREGIVTMVNNAFASLLGRSAQSVMGKHITEIMENTRMHLVVKNGRAEIGDLQRINGQDVVVMRFPIKKDGRTIGAVGKIMFKDVHDLNALAQKINSLRSELAYYKGELQRYRGAKYGLENIIGDSREVSRLKETLAKVAQSTSTVLITGETGTGKELFAHALHLESNRRYGPFIKVNCAAIPEQLLESELFGYIEGAFTGARKDGQVGKFELADKGSIFLDEIGDMSLPLQAKLLRVLQDKEIERLGDARTRMVDVRVVAATNKNVEELIRKGKFREDLYYRLNVISLTIPPLRERHDDLKILVKHFIDKFNFEFSIQVKGLTEQCWKVFLHHHWPGNVRELENVLERAFNVVEGENIKAKDLPMYLQKAGQSGKVIGQHQSLQVLLEQTEKVAIKEALDLTAGNKVQAASLLGISRAWLYQKIQKYSL is encoded by the coding sequence ATGGCATTAATCAAGGATGATGTGGTTAAATCTTTGGATATAAAGAATGACCTAGTACTGGATTCTATGCATAATGGTGTGGTTGCGGTGGACGCCAACGGAATTATTGTGGTTTTCAATAAAACCCTTCAACGGATTTATGGTTATTGCGAAAGAAGGGTATTGGGCAGGCACATTGAAGAAATTATTCCATATACGGGTCTATTAAAAGTTTTGGAAACTGGCAAATCTCATATTGGCCGGAAATTTACTATTGGTGATGCTGTTTATTTAACCAATAGGACGCCAATTATTTCAAGAGGCAAAGTCATTGGTGTTATTGGAGTAATTCAAGAGATTACTGAACTGCAAAGTATTGTGGAAGAGTTGCAGATGGTAAAAGACTTAAAAGGAACAATGGAAACAATTATTGAAACGGCATACGACGGCCTCATTGTAGTTAACCGTGAAGGTATTGTTACAATGGTAAATAATGCTTTTGCCAGTTTATTGGGGCGTTCCGCGCAGAGTGTCATGGGTAAACATATTACTGAAATTATGGAAAATACCCGTATGCATCTGGTGGTTAAGAATGGTCGTGCAGAAATTGGTGATTTGCAGCGAATCAACGGACAAGATGTGGTGGTGATGCGTTTTCCTATTAAAAAGGACGGGCGTACCATCGGTGCGGTTGGGAAAATTATGTTTAAAGATGTTCATGACCTCAACGCATTGGCCCAAAAAATCAATTCTTTGCGTAGCGAGTTGGCTTATTATAAGGGTGAATTGCAGCGCTATCGGGGCGCTAAATATGGTCTAGAAAATATTATCGGTGATTCTCGAGAAGTTAGTCGGCTTAAAGAAACGTTGGCAAAAGTAGCCCAAAGTACATCCACAGTCCTCATCACTGGCGAGACAGGTACTGGCAAGGAGTTATTTGCTCACGCATTGCATTTAGAGAGTAATAGGCGATACGGTCCGTTTATTAAAGTTAACTGTGCTGCAATCCCTGAACAACTGTTAGAATCCGAACTATTTGGTTATATTGAAGGAGCATTCACGGGAGCTCGTAAGGATGGGCAGGTGGGCAAGTTTGAATTGGCTGACAAAGGGAGCATTTTCCTAGATGAAATTGGTGATATGTCTCTGCCGTTGCAGGCAAAACTGCTGCGGGTGCTGCAAGACAAGGAGATAGAACGATTAGGTGATGCCCGTACTCGTATGGTAGATGTAAGGGTTGTTGCCGCTACAAATAAAAATGTCGAAGAATTGATTAGAAAAGGAAAATTCCGCGAAGATCTATACTATCGTCTTAATGTAATCAGCTTAACCATACCACCTTTGAGAGAACGGCATGACGATTTAAAGATACTGGTAAAACACTTCATTGATAAGTTTAATTTTGAATTTTCCATCCAGGTTAAGGGACTAACTGAACAATGTTGGAAGGTCTTCCTACATCATCACTGGCCGGGTAACGTAAGGGAACTGGAAAATGTGTTGGAAAGAGCATTTAATGTAGTGGAAGGCGAAAACATTAAGGCGAAAGATTTACCGATGTACTTACAGAAAGCTGGTCAATCCGGAAAAGTTATTGGTCAACATCAGTCCTTACAGGTACTGCTGGAGCAGACGGAAAAAGTTGCCATTAAAGAAGCGTTAGACTTAACCGCTGGTAACAAAGTGCAGGCGGCTAGTTTATTGGGAATATCCAGGGCTTGGCTTTATCAAAAAATCCAAAAGTATAGCTTATAG
- a CDS encoding DHH family phosphoesterase, whose amino-acid sequence MLNKIVAVLKKHQNILITSHVIPDGDSIGSTLALGLALKSMGKNVIMVNNDPVPEMYGFLFGSDEIKQSSEIVDVPALCVAVDCTGLERIGDELQQIIIRRQPQVINIDHHISNTNFGSYNVIDPEAAAAGEMIYDLIAAMGVELNIHMANALYVALATDTGSFQYGNTKQKTLEIASLLLGKGVKSGIINQTLHENRSLTSIRLLAAVLPSLNVSEDGQLAYMWVDIETMQRLGADSEHCEGFVNYPKSIKGVKIALFFRQMDKHTVKVALRSKDDYDVNRIARVFGGGGHAKAAGCSVNASLDEAIRQVVGFVNKKIN is encoded by the coding sequence ATGCTTAATAAGATTGTTGCTGTGCTTAAGAAACATCAGAATATTTTAATCACCTCGCACGTAATTCCCGACGGCGATAGTATAGGTTCTACCCTGGCGTTAGGATTAGCTTTGAAGTCGATGGGGAAAAATGTAATAATGGTTAATAATGACCCGGTGCCAGAAATGTATGGGTTTCTTTTTGGCAGTGATGAAATTAAGCAGTCATCGGAAATAGTGGACGTTCCCGCTTTATGTGTAGCTGTTGACTGCACCGGTTTGGAAAGAATTGGTGATGAACTTCAACAAATTATAATCAGACGCCAACCACAAGTTATTAACATTGACCATCATATAAGCAATACCAATTTTGGCAGCTATAACGTTATTGACCCTGAGGCAGCGGCAGCTGGTGAAATGATCTACGATTTAATTGCTGCGATGGGAGTAGAGCTAAACATTCATATGGCCAATGCTTTATATGTAGCGCTAGCCACTGACACCGGGTCCTTCCAATATGGCAATACAAAGCAAAAAACTTTGGAAATCGCTTCGCTTTTGCTAGGTAAGGGCGTTAAGTCCGGTATTATAAATCAGACATTACATGAAAACCGATCTCTGACCAGTATTCGGCTGCTTGCAGCCGTTTTGCCGTCTCTTAACGTGAGTGAAGATGGTCAATTGGCTTATATGTGGGTTGATATAGAGACAATGCAGCGCTTGGGCGCTGATAGTGAACACTGTGAAGGTTTTGTTAATTACCCTAAGTCCATTAAAGGCGTAAAGATTGCTTTGTTTTTTCGTCAGATGGATAAACATACGGTTAAAGTTGCTTTGCGTTCCAAGGACGATTATGATGTAAACCGCATTGCCAGAGTCTTTGGTGGTGGAGGTCATGCAAAGGCAGCCGGGTGTTCGGTCAATGCTTCTTTGGATGAGGCTATTAGGCAAGTGGTGGGTTTTGTGAACAAAAAAATCAATTAG
- the infB gene encoding translation initiation factor IF-2, protein MTKKRVYEFAKELKLGSKQLMKLLNDLDIDYKSHMSSLSDEAVNKVKDHLKKLEQPQDKQKEANSNKVKSDEEKKKKLQKKNKSKDQRKGKTKGTQQNNAGPRSRKNEIVKAKVEEIEIGESISVQEYAKLLGIEATDVIKKLIGLGVMATLNNEIDAETAQILGAEYGVETKIKEPEKPEELEDIEDKPEELIERPPVVTVMGHVDHGKTSLLDAIREENVTATEAGGITQHIGAYQAQINGRKITFLDTPGHEAFTAMRARGAQATDIAILVVAADDGVMPQTVEAINHAKAAGVPVIVAINKIDKPDSNPDRVKQELTEHGLVSEDWGGETICVPVSAIRKEGLDTLLEMVLLVAEMQEIKANPDRPARGIVIEAELDKGRGPVATMLVLKGTLKVGQPLVAGSIFGKVRAMMDYKGRRIKSAGPSVPVEVLGLSDVPNAGDVFQVMDEKKARAVAGEIQTVKREEELRRSGKISLDELFNSMQAGEIKELNIVIKGDVQGSVEALGQSLERLSTDEVKVNIIHSGVGGISETDVMLATASNGIIIGFNVRPDNNARKAAEKEEIDIHVYRVIYEALDDVKAAMTGLLDPEFKEVVLGQAKVRATFKVPKAGTIAGCYVTDGKVTNSAKVRVIRNGVVVHEGAIDSLRRFKDDAKEVMQGYECGVGLENYNDIKDEDILEFYTFVEVQREL, encoded by the coding sequence ATGACCAAAAAGAGAGTTTACGAGTTTGCTAAAGAATTAAAACTTGGCAGTAAACAGCTTATGAAATTGCTTAACGATTTGGATATAGATTACAAATCACATATGAGTTCTTTAAGCGACGAAGCAGTAAATAAAGTGAAGGATCATCTGAAAAAATTGGAACAGCCTCAAGATAAACAAAAAGAAGCAAATAGCAACAAAGTTAAAAGTGATGAGGAAAAGAAAAAGAAACTGCAGAAGAAGAATAAATCAAAAGACCAACGAAAAGGAAAAACTAAGGGAACCCAGCAGAATAACGCAGGGCCAAGGTCTCGGAAAAATGAAATAGTAAAAGCCAAAGTGGAAGAAATTGAAATCGGTGAGAGTATTTCTGTGCAGGAATATGCAAAACTTCTCGGTATTGAGGCTACAGATGTAATAAAAAAATTGATTGGCCTAGGTGTTATGGCGACACTGAATAATGAAATCGATGCAGAGACAGCCCAAATTTTGGGTGCGGAATATGGTGTTGAGACCAAAATAAAAGAACCAGAGAAACCAGAAGAACTTGAGGATATTGAGGACAAACCTGAAGAGTTGATAGAACGCCCACCGGTGGTAACGGTAATGGGACACGTCGACCACGGTAAAACCTCATTGCTAGATGCAATCCGTGAAGAGAATGTCACAGCTACGGAAGCGGGAGGCATTACACAGCACATTGGTGCTTACCAGGCGCAAATTAATGGAAGGAAGATTACTTTTTTGGATACGCCGGGTCATGAAGCGTTTACGGCAATGCGTGCCCGGGGTGCTCAAGCTACAGATATTGCCATATTAGTTGTGGCTGCAGATGATGGTGTCATGCCTCAAACAGTGGAAGCAATTAACCATGCCAAAGCAGCAGGAGTACCGGTTATTGTGGCAATTAATAAGATTGACAAACCGGATTCAAATCCGGATCGGGTGAAACAGGAGTTAACTGAACACGGCTTAGTATCCGAAGACTGGGGTGGAGAGACTATCTGTGTGCCGGTCTCTGCAATACGTAAAGAAGGACTGGATACCTTGCTGGAGATGGTTCTTCTGGTGGCTGAAATGCAGGAAATCAAGGCTAACCCTGACCGGCCGGCCCGCGGTATTGTTATCGAAGCGGAATTGGATAAAGGTCGGGGCCCTGTTGCAACCATGCTTGTATTAAAAGGGACACTTAAGGTAGGTCAACCCCTTGTTGCGGGGTCAATTTTTGGTAAAGTCAGGGCGATGATGGATTACAAAGGACGAAGAATAAAAAGTGCAGGCCCTTCGGTTCCTGTAGAAGTGTTGGGGTTGTCTGATGTTCCCAATGCGGGTGATGTTTTTCAGGTTATGGATGAAAAGAAGGCTCGGGCAGTGGCGGGTGAAATACAAACGGTTAAGCGGGAAGAAGAGCTGCGGCGCTCCGGAAAAATCAGCCTTGATGAATTATTTAACAGTATGCAGGCTGGTGAAATCAAGGAATTAAACATCGTCATTAAAGGTGATGTTCAGGGTTCAGTTGAAGCTTTGGGACAATCATTGGAAAGACTGTCTACTGACGAAGTAAAAGTTAACATTATTCACAGTGGCGTAGGAGGCATCAGCGAAACTGACGTGATGTTAGCTACGGCATCAAATGGTATTATTATCGGTTTTAACGTACGACCCGATAATAATGCCAGAAAAGCTGCGGAAAAAGAAGAAATCGATATTCATGTCTACCGTGTCATTTATGAGGCGCTGGATGATGTGAAAGCGGCAATGACCGGTCTTCTTGACCCGGAGTTCAAAGAAGTGGTTTTGGGTCAAGCCAAAGTTCGCGCCACATTCAAGGTTCCTAAAGCTGGCACTATTGCCGGATGTTATGTTACTGACGGTAAAGTTACCAACAGTGCAAAAGTAAGGGTTATCAGAAATGGCGTTGTTGTGCACGAAGGCGCCATTGATTCCCTAAGGCGCTTTAAAGATGATGCCAAGGAAGTTATGCAGGGATATGAATGTGGTGTAGGTCTTGAAAATTATAATGATATAAAAGATGAGGACATTCTGGAGTTTTATACCTTTGTGGAAGTACAAAGAGAACTGTAG
- a CDS encoding bifunctional riboflavin kinase/FAD synthetase has translation MDLIKINQETYLTHRSVLAIGNFDGVHLGHKQLISEAVSKARQKGITSAVLTFRPHPRQVLVPDDSPALLTDDDLKRALISRLEPDMLLEIPFTSQFSKVSPERFVEEYLVSRFKVAAVFIGYNYSFGAMGKGTSKMLEQLGQYYGFSVFTIPPVKVDGHVVSSSLVRDQLINGDVQQANEYLGHPYIIKGIVKDGEKMGRKIGFPTANIDTDRMQVIIPSGVYMVRAYCSDIIRTGVMNIGNCPTFDRDKVSVEVHLLDFEGDLYGQIMEVEVLQRLRGERAFSGVDQLVRQIGKDISQVRQVIKDNVTLLDNGC, from the coding sequence GTGGATTTAATCAAGATAAACCAAGAAACCTATTTGACGCATCGTTCGGTTTTGGCCATCGGTAATTTCGATGGCGTACATTTGGGGCATAAGCAATTAATTTCTGAGGCAGTTAGCAAAGCCAGGCAAAAGGGAATTACTTCGGCTGTGCTAACTTTTCGTCCTCATCCCCGGCAGGTTTTAGTACCTGATGATTCTCCGGCGTTATTAACGGATGACGATCTTAAACGCGCACTGATAAGTAGGCTGGAACCAGATATGCTGTTAGAGATACCCTTTACTAGTCAGTTTTCTAAGGTGTCGCCGGAACGGTTTGTTGAAGAATATTTGGTTTCCCGTTTCAAAGTAGCAGCAGTTTTTATCGGTTATAACTATTCATTTGGTGCCATGGGAAAAGGTACCTCTAAGATGCTTGAACAACTTGGGCAATATTATGGTTTTTCTGTTTTCACGATTCCACCAGTTAAAGTGGACGGCCACGTGGTAAGCAGTTCGCTGGTTCGTGACCAGCTTATTAATGGAGATGTACAACAAGCTAATGAATATTTGGGACATCCCTATATAATTAAAGGCATTGTTAAGGATGGAGAAAAAATGGGGCGGAAAATCGGTTTTCCGACTGCCAACATTGACACTGACCGCATGCAAGTTATTATACCATCAGGCGTTTACATGGTAAGAGCGTACTGCTCTGATATTATTCGGACCGGGGTAATGAACATAGGTAATTGCCCTACTTTTGACCGTGATAAAGTTAGTGTAGAAGTTCACTTGCTTGATTTTGAGGGAGATTTATACGGGCAGATAATGGAAGTAGAAGTGCTTCAACGACTGCGAGGAGAACGTGCTTTCTCAGGTGTGGACCAGTTAGTGAGGCAAATCGGCAAAGATATTAGTCAGGTACGGCAAGTAATTAAAGATAACGTGACACTTTTAGACAATGGTTGCTAA
- the rpsO gene encoding 30S ribosomal protein S15, with product MSIPQDGKQQIITKYKLHDNDTGSPEVQIAILTERINHLTEHLKQHKKDHHSRRGLLKMVGNRRGLLNYLKDNDFDRYRKLIESLGLRR from the coding sequence ATGTCAATTCCGCAGGATGGCAAACAACAAATCATTACCAAGTACAAGCTGCACGATAATGATACTGGTTCTCCTGAAGTACAAATCGCTATTCTTACTGAAAGAATTAACCATTTGACAGAACACTTGAAACAGCATAAAAAGGACCATCATTCTCGGCGTGGTTTATTGAAAATGGTAGGTAATCGTAGAGGTTTGCTCAATTATCTTAAGGATAATGATTTTGACCGCTACCGTAAGCTAATTGAATCTCTTGGACTGAGAAGGTAG
- the pnp gene encoding polyribonucleotide nucleotidyltransferase, producing MQVNNEGLVKALTVGGRELTIETGRVAQQASGSVIVRYGDTVVLVTATGSQAPRQGMSFFPLTVDYEERMYSVGKIPGGFIKREGRPSEKATLTARLIDRPIRPLFPKHYRNDVQVVATVMSVDQDNAPDIAAMVGASAALTLSHIPFEGPIAAVEVGLVDGELVVNPNLKEGEVSKLRLVVAGTEHGVMMVEARAKEVSEETVLAAIERGHEEIKKIVRFISEFREEALTQGIAKEKQVFEYEGLPEHLSEEIASKCSAPLNDMIEACFSLKKHKREEKMAEVKGSLKEKLLEEYAEAMEEFSDFESKLSDIIGSKEKHLLRETGIKEGKRIDGRSLDEVRPIWCEVGVLPRTHGSGLFTRGETQVINIATLGAISDEQMIDGLGVEESKRYMHHYNFPPYSVGEARPMRGPGRREIGHGALAEKALEAVLPSEEEFPYTIRLVSEVVSSNGSTSMASVCSSTLSLMDSGVPIKAPVAGVAMGLMKEEDQVAVLTDIQGIEDALGDMDFKVAGTRDGITALQMDIKVAGINIPILKQALAQAKDGRMFILNKMVETIAAPREQLSPYAPSIIRMHIHPDKIRDVIGPGGKTIKKIVEETDVKIDIEDDGSVFIAAIDREAGANATKIIEAITQEVEVGKIYLGKVTKVMDFGAFVEVLPGVLGMPGKEGMVHISQLAPERVEKVEDIVSEGETITVKAISFDHQGRLKLSRKEALPGYEGKNSGDQGNRRRNDRGRNNRNN from the coding sequence ATGCAGGTAAATAACGAAGGATTAGTAAAAGCCCTAACTGTTGGTGGCCGTGAACTGACTATTGAAACTGGCCGCGTGGCCCAACAAGCTAGTGGTTCAGTAATTGTACGTTACGGTGACACAGTGGTTTTGGTAACTGCTACGGGCTCTCAGGCACCCCGACAAGGTATGAGCTTTTTCCCACTGACAGTGGATTATGAGGAAAGAATGTATTCGGTAGGGAAGATACCGGGAGGTTTTATTAAGAGAGAGGGCCGCCCCAGTGAAAAGGCAACTTTAACTGCTAGGTTAATTGACCGCCCTATTAGACCGCTGTTTCCCAAGCACTATCGTAATGATGTACAAGTAGTTGCAACGGTAATGTCCGTTGACCAAGACAATGCACCAGATATTGCAGCAATGGTTGGGGCGTCGGCAGCACTTACTCTCTCGCACATACCATTCGAAGGACCTATAGCTGCGGTGGAAGTAGGTTTGGTTGACGGTGAGCTAGTGGTCAACCCTAACCTTAAAGAAGGTGAGGTTAGCAAGCTGCGGTTGGTAGTAGCCGGTACAGAGCATGGAGTCATGATGGTGGAAGCAAGGGCTAAAGAGGTAAGCGAAGAAACAGTGCTGGCAGCAATTGAGCGCGGGCATGAAGAAATCAAAAAGATAGTCCGGTTTATCAGTGAATTCCGTGAAGAAGCTTTAACACAAGGAATTGCAAAGGAAAAGCAGGTTTTTGAATACGAAGGTTTACCAGAACATTTGAGCGAAGAAATAGCAAGTAAATGTAGTGCTCCCTTAAATGATATGATTGAGGCCTGTTTTAGCTTAAAGAAACATAAGCGAGAGGAAAAAATGGCTGAAGTTAAAGGCAGCCTTAAAGAAAAATTGCTGGAAGAATATGCTGAAGCAATGGAAGAATTCTCGGATTTTGAAAGCAAACTATCAGACATAATAGGTTCAAAGGAAAAACATCTTCTCCGCGAAACCGGTATTAAAGAAGGAAAAAGAATTGACGGGAGAAGTTTGGATGAAGTACGACCTATTTGGTGTGAAGTGGGCGTATTACCTCGTACCCACGGTTCCGGGTTGTTTACTCGGGGCGAGACCCAGGTAATAAATATTGCCACACTAGGCGCCATCAGTGACGAACAAATGATTGATGGACTCGGGGTAGAAGAATCCAAGAGATATATGCACCACTATAATTTTCCACCCTACAGTGTGGGTGAAGCAAGACCCATGCGGGGACCAGGCCGAAGGGAAATCGGACATGGAGCCCTTGCAGAGAAGGCGCTGGAAGCAGTACTGCCCAGTGAAGAAGAGTTTCCATATACAATTCGACTAGTGTCGGAAGTTGTTTCCTCTAACGGGTCTACTTCTATGGCCAGTGTTTGTAGCAGTACGTTATCTCTGATGGATTCAGGCGTACCTATTAAGGCGCCTGTTGCCGGTGTAGCTATGGGTCTGATGAAAGAAGAGGACCAAGTTGCGGTACTTACTGATATACAAGGTATTGAGGATGCATTGGGAGACATGGATTTCAAGGTAGCCGGTACTCGTGATGGAATTACGGCCCTACAAATGGATATTAAGGTTGCCGGTATTAACATACCCATTTTAAAACAAGCACTTGCCCAGGCCAAAGATGGCCGCATGTTTATACTGAATAAAATGGTTGAGACAATTGCTGCTCCCAGAGAACAATTGTCCCCGTATGCCCCGAGCATTATTCGCATGCATATCCATCCTGATAAGATTAGAGATGTAATTGGTCCGGGCGGCAAAACCATTAAAAAGATTGTTGAAGAAACAGATGTCAAAATTGACATTGAAGATGATGGTTCAGTGTTTATTGCTGCGATTGACCGTGAAGCAGGGGCAAACGCGACAAAAATTATTGAAGCTATTACTCAAGAAGTTGAAGTTGGTAAAATATATCTAGGTAAAGTTACTAAGGTGATGGATTTTGGTGCTTTTGTTGAAGTTCTCCCAGGTGTGCTGGGGATGCCTGGTAAAGAAGGTATGGTACACATTTCTCAATTAGCACCGGAACGAGTGGAAAAGGTGGAAGACATTGTTTCCGAAGGTGAAACGATTACCGTCAAGGCCATTAGTTTTGATCATCAAGGTAGATTAAAGTTATCCCGCAAAGAGGCATTGCCGGGTTACGAGGGCAAAAATAGCGGTGACCAGGGGAACCGTCGACGGAATGACCGTGGACGTAACAACCGAAATAATTAA
- the rbfA gene encoding 30S ribosome-binding factor RbfA: MSSLRANRVAEQMKKEIAQIIRDEVKDPRIGFVTVTGVELSKDLRHSKIFISILETDKNREDSLAGLEKATSFIRRELGQRLQLRYTPELEFRFDHSIEYGAHISKLLSEVKKPEDEDA, translated from the coding sequence ATGTCTTCTCTGAGAGCAAACAGAGTAGCTGAACAAATGAAAAAGGAAATTGCTCAAATAATCAGAGATGAAGTAAAGGACCCGCGTATCGGATTTGTTACCGTCACGGGTGTGGAACTTTCCAAAGATTTACGGCATTCAAAAATATTTATCAGTATCCTAGAAACTGATAAAAACCGAGAAGATTCTTTAGCAGGATTGGAAAAAGCGACCAGTTTCATTCGCAGGGAATTAGGACAGCGCCTACAATTGCGTTACACACCTGAACTTGAATTTCGCTTTGACCATTCTATCGAATACGGTGCCCATATTTCAAAATTGCTGTCGGAAGTAAAGAAACCCGAGGATGAAGATGCTTAA
- the truB gene encoding tRNA pseudouridine(55) synthase TruB, whose protein sequence is MDGFINVLKPPGMSSHDVVAWARKTFQQKKVGHTGTLDPGAAGVLVLAMGKATRLSEYVLNLQKSYRCLLRLGVTTDSGDSYGNVISTSLVRDVSNKEISLVLSHFTGEIEQIPPMTSAIKINGKKLYELARKGETVARKKRKITIFSLDFVRRSTDGEKKDFFLDVTCSKGTYIRTLCADIGSALGCGGMMQFLVRTAVGPFLLKEAFSLDELSNISSHPTQFLYPMDTALRDLPKVRLPEERITVKLQNGGTARVCREFEAGAGTEVAVYDHCDQFIAIAIIEESSSGSTILRPRKVLYL, encoded by the coding sequence TTGGATGGGTTTATTAACGTATTAAAGCCGCCGGGCATGTCTTCCCATGACGTAGTTGCCTGGGCCAGAAAAACTTTTCAACAGAAAAAAGTCGGGCATACAGGGACATTAGACCCAGGCGCTGCAGGGGTTTTGGTGTTGGCTATGGGTAAAGCCACCCGGTTAAGTGAATACGTTCTAAACCTGCAAAAGAGCTACCGCTGCTTGCTAAGATTAGGAGTGACCACTGATAGCGGAGACAGCTATGGTAACGTTATCTCTACAAGTCTAGTGAGGGATGTTAGTAATAAAGAAATTTCGCTGGTATTATCGCATTTTACGGGTGAGATTGAACAAATTCCACCTATGACATCCGCGATTAAGATTAATGGAAAAAAATTATATGAACTTGCCAGAAAAGGGGAAACCGTTGCCCGAAAAAAAAGAAAAATAACTATTTTTAGTCTGGATTTTGTTCGCAGATCTACGGATGGGGAAAAGAAAGATTTTTTTCTTGACGTAACTTGTTCAAAGGGCACATACATTCGTACACTTTGTGCTGATATTGGCTCAGCACTAGGGTGTGGTGGAATGATGCAGTTTTTGGTAAGGACAGCAGTCGGACCTTTTCTTTTAAAGGAAGCATTCTCATTAGATGAACTATCTAATATATCTTCGCATCCGACACAATTCTTATATCCCATGGATACTGCATTAAGGGACCTGCCCAAGGTAAGATTACCAGAAGAAAGAATAACCGTGAAGCTGCAAAACGGGGGAACTGCCCGTGTTTGCAGGGAATTTGAAGCAGGGGCAGGAACAGAAGTAGCTGTTTACGACCACTGCGACCAGTTTATTGCCATCGCAATTATAGAGGAAAGCAGTTCCGGGTCCACTATATTGAGGCCTAGGAAAGTATTATATCTTTGA